The genomic window TCAGTAGAGCCATATGGCTCTGTAAACAGTCATAACTCACATCTTGGGCCTCAATGTCAAAGTCTTCGGGTGACCCCCGCCCTTTCTTCTCGTTGATTTCATCATCTTTGTCTGAGATTACCGATGGAGGTGAGAGAGTggcctccttgtcctctACCGCGGCAGTGTTTTTCTCTCGAATAGACCCAGAGGCCTCCCCCTTCTCGCTGCCAGAGCTCATTGTACTGAGAACTTCAACTCAATAATGTTCCTGACGAGGCCCATAAGCCGACTGAAGCCGGACTGAAGTTCAAGTTGTAGTCTTTGGCCGAGGACCTCAAGACAGACGGTGGTGAGAATACAAAGAAGCCAACCAGAACAGCGCAAAGTGAGGCAGGCAATTTGGAGGATATCAAGACAAAATATTGCATCAAGAGGGCATCCATCCGTATTTCAAATCAAATCAGACAGGGTCACCATCTATCCCCACCCCTATATCCGGCGGAGTGGAGATGCCATGGCCAAGCCCTCGGGGATCggagccgaggaggaggccggcCCCACGGGCATGTCCATGGCAAGGCGCATGATGAGTGAGTGAAAGGGGATCGGATCGACAATGGTTTCCAGTTGCGCCGGCAGAAGAGGAGTTGACAATGGTTGAGAAGCCGGGAACTAGACGGATGTACATCGTTGAAAGAGAGCGATGTGGGAACCCTTGCTCGGGGGTGTGACTCAACAGCGACGCTGAAGTTCCACTGAAGTACGCAAAAGCAGCTCATGCATAAGTATCGGAGATGCTGCTTTGGGTGTCGTATCGACTCTCCTCGTTAGTTAGTAACCTACGGATCCCCAAAGACCTTCTATTGGCTCAGGACGTTAGCTCCCGCCGCTTCAACCAGCCAATAAAGCCAGACCAGGCTCTGGGTACATACCCGCAGTTCCCAAGATCCGAGTCGAGTCGGTATTAAACACCATCATGGGGGCATGGCGGTGTTTTCAAACCGGACTCTTGGGGGCCGGGGTGGCATGAAGTGCTGACGAACATGCTGCAGGTGAGATTGGGTCTCGCAGCGTCCCACAGTGAGAAAATCAACTACAACGGATCCGCATTGAAATGTACAAATTGGGTGGTTTCCTAGAAAAGCGCAGTTGATGATTTGCTGTTGAATCAATGTGGAGTTTGATGATGTCTCCTCCCCCGGCGGCACGTGCTTCCGCGACACGCCTCCACATCCCGTCCCCAGGTACCCTACCCTACCAAGGATGGAAGCTCAACGTGTCACCAAAACTTGAACCTCGTATTTTTGTACTTCTATCAGTTGCAACAAATCGCAACATCCATTGTCTCTACGGTAAACCACCTATTCATCGCCCACGCTCCTTAACACCATCAATCGATTCGTCTCCTTCTCGCGACCAGGATGCGCCCTCACTCGTTCCCCGCGCGCCACTCGACTTAACTTGGAACTACACCCCACCATTCCATCATACCTTTCAAAGCGTCAGTCGCttccatcatggccgccGCCTCGACGACCTCGCTCTCGCGACCCGAGACCCTGtccctcctcaccctctccgGCGCATCCCTCGCCGTCCTCGCAAATACCTTTCACGGCGATGGCGAACCCCTCATCGCTTCGCTCTCGCTCTCCCTGCTCGCATTTTCCATCTGCTATGCCATGATACGCTGGTTGGGGCCTACCTTTATGCGCGCCGGCTTCCGTGGTCGCGACATGAGCAAGCTGCACCGTCCCGACATCCCAGAGTGCATGGGCGCTGTATGCGCTGCTGTTTACCTCATCACCGTCATGGTCTTCATCCCTTTTCCCTTCTACAAGGACATTGTGGCTGCGACGAGTGGTGGTGGAAATCgcgatgtcgtcgtcgagctgGAGCAAGTCAACCAGGGGCGCTTCCTGCACCGCTTCCCCCACAACAAGGTAGGCTTCTCATGATGGACACAATCTAATAGCCAATACTGATATCGATTTTCCCTCCAGCTTGCCTCCTACCTGagcgccatcatctccctccAGACCATTGCCCTCCTCGGAGTCGGCGACGACCTCTTTGACATTCGATGGCGGCACAAGTGGTGGATTCCTGGTCTGGCCTCCATCCCCCTGCTCGTCGTCTACTTTGTCGACTTTGACGTCACCTCGATCGTCCTCCCCGTCCAGCTCCAGCCCTACCTAGGAGAGCTCTTCGATCTCGGTCCCTTCTACTACGTCTACATGGCCTGCGTCGCCATGTTCTGCCCCCAGAGCATCAACATGTTGGCTGGCATCAACGGCATCGAGGTTTCCCAGTGCATCGTCGTTGCCctgctcctcgtcttcaacgATTGCCTCTACCTCTTCACGCCCTACCCTCACCCCGCCACCGACTCGCATCTCTTCTCGCTCTACTTCCTCCTCCCCTGGATCGGCGTCTCTTGCGCTCTGCTCTGCCACAACTGGTACCCCGCCAAGGTCTTTGTCGGCGATACCTACTGCTACTTCTCGGGCATGGTTTTCGCAGTTGTCGGCATTCTCGGCCACTTTTCAAAGAcactcggcctcctcctcatcccgcAGCTGTTCAACTTTCTCTACTCGTGCCCACAAATTTTCGGTCTTATCCCTTGTCCACGCCACCGACTCCCTCGCTTCAATGCACGAACCGGTCTTCTCGAGCCCTCCGTCACCCCATGGTCTCCTGAGCGCCAACCCCACCCCCTCATCGCTCAAGTCCTCCACCTGCTGGCCAAGCTCCGACTCCTCAAGGTCACAACCGACGAGAAGGGCCAGTTTGTCGAGACGAGCAACTTTACCATCCTCAACCTGTGGCTCGTCTGGCGCGGGCCCCTGCGCGAAGATCGCCTCGCCTTTGAGGTGACCACGCTGCAGCTTGTGGTTGGCCTATTTGGCTTGTTCGTGAGGCACCGTCTTGCTCTGTTGGTATTTAAGGAAGACAACTGGGGGACTGTGCACTACTAGGAAAAAGTGCATCCGGGAATGCCCCCCGTAAAGATCTGGTACGTACCTATACAAGAGTGCTCAAACTTGACAGTTTGAATATTCAACTCTCGTCAATAATGATACCCTGCCTAAATAGATAGCGTGACGAAATGAATACAACATTGAAAATTGTCCATCAAATATAACGTTGAAAGGTTTCGGGGCGGATGCGTACTCATCCACCCCGACTAAGAATTCATTGTTTCCCTCATCGCGAGGCGACGGGACTGACTGACTATACGGATACTACATCGAACTGCATATAGAACATGCAAACCAACCCCGGTCGCGCCTATAAGTACAAGAGAAAATCCCAAAGCGAGACTTGGCATAGGCATCATCCCTTGCCGTCCTTTCCGTTCCTTTCGTTCTTACAACACCAACCAGCCAACCCATTCGTTCGTTTCCATCCGAGGAACCCATCgtccatcatcctcttcaacatAACTAACTtggccatcgccaaccaaGACACCTGGTTTTCTCGCCAATACATAAACAACCCAGAGGGCGCATCGCGTGCCGTCAATACATAGACACCTGGACCCTGCGCCATGTCGAGGCTTGGTGTCAAGTCCTCTGCAGGATCCCCCTGAACCCATCCATTCATTGTCCTGATCCTCTTCAAACGCCAACCATCGGAGGTGCCACCCGACGTACAAGCCAGTGTATAAGAATAGCAGAACTCCGGGCTTTTGAATCCGCCATCcccaagaaagaaaaagcaaACAACAAAATTTTGGAAATCGATGTGATGCTAAGCGTACAACTACGTCGTCATGTTACAGAGAGCCGTTGGTCGTGACAGCTGGTACTGTAGGTGCCAGGTTCTCCGCAGTCTTCTCGGCCGAGGGGGACTCAAGAATGATGTCGACTTTTGTGTCTTCCGGACTCGAGATGGAAGGCTTGTGGAGCGTATTGCCCCCGGCAGTTTTTCCTGCCTTGTTCATCCGGCTCTTGGTGTAGTCGCTCAGACTTAGTTTCTTCTTGATAGGGCTGGGATGAGCTGCAATGCCGTTGACCGCTGGAGGGGCGAACGGACTTGGCAGGGTGCCCATAAGAGGAGACTGAACCAACCCAGCTGACTGTGGAGTTGTCGCATGCTGGATCCCAAGGCCGGTGCTATCAAAAGCAGGTACTGGAGGCAGCTGGACACGAAGATCGGGAGTTTTTGTCTTTGTCGACGTGTCGCTCGCGGCAGATCCGAGAACAGGTGTTGTGTTTGCTGAAGAAGCATCAGGCATGGGCAAGTCTCCAGCCTGTGAACGGGGTGACGGCAGCTCGGATTCTGATCGCTTAATCACAGGAGTATGCTCCATTATAGGCGAGTCGACTTCCATTGCGGTCCCATTCGACGTTTGCGTAGTTAGGGATAGTCTGCGgcgctcttcttcatcgcTTCGTGCTCTTTGGCGATTGTTCAGCAACCGCTTAGAGAGCGAAATGATGCGCTTCTTTGGCCGGGGAGATCGGTTGGGCTCGCTGTACCACTCGCCCTCGACCGGATCGGTTTGCACAGCAGCGTCGCAGTACACCGCTCTTAGCGTGGCAGAAGACTGACGGGAACGGCTGATGGAAGAAGCTTGGGTCGTAACCGAGGCCTTGTGGGTTGTTCGAGGAGAATGAGAACTTGCGGGCGAGCAAGACTTGCTCCTGCATGTCCCAGAATCGACATAGGTCTTGTGTGATGCCGTTGAACCATGGCGGGCTTTTGATTTTGACGAGTTCGATGCGGTACCGTCGGAGacgcgcttcttcttccttgccgGTTGTTGCTGTTCCTGTTCCAAACGACGGAATGTGGACTCGACTGCAGCAAGCTTTCGCTTATCCCGGTCCGTCTGCTCGGTTAGGATGTTAGGCTTATCCAAAGAACCTTGTCGAAGGGGAGTTCGATCGCGGCTTGGAGGCTTGCTACGCGAGGAGCCCGATTGAGACCTGTTATCGTGATCTGCCCCATCGTCAACCTGTCCTTCACTCGTGGCCCGGCTGTTGGGAGCCGGTCCTGTGCTGGTTGGTGAGATGGCTTGCGCCTTGGATTTCCgttgcttcttctttgcaGGACGAGCTTGGGTTTTTCCAAAGAGATACTGTCGATGGAATCGTGCAAAGGCACAGTTGTTGTCCAGATCGCAGGCACAACCACCATACTCGGACAGTATACGGTCGATCCAATTCGATATTGCCATGTACTCGGTTTCGTCCACTGGAGTTTCGCCGTTGCTGGGTGATTCGTCGTCGCTgagaccaagaagatgaagccagCGAGCATCAACACTCTTTTCCAGTCGGAAGTCCCAGGGGAGAGTGATCTGCTCGCCAGCCGAAATGTACCTATCACTTACAATCCAGAAGTGGTATTCGCTCTCGTCGGAAAGGTAGGTGTCGAGTTGTGAGTTAGGCTTGCAGCTTCGGCGGACATAGCGAGCGAGCGACCCCTCCTGTCTTGTGTCGATATATAGGGGGAGAACAGGATGGAAAAAAACAaagggaagaggagaggagaggtcgGCCCAGAGATTTGCTGGGTCGGCACAGTAGTCTTTTTGGAAGCCAATCGCTCCATTCAACTCGACGAGAGGTACGTCCTTATCGATGGGTGTAGCAGAGTTGAGAAACCTCCACCGTAGAGATTTGCCATCATCGA from Fusarium falciforme chromosome 2, complete sequence includes these protein-coding regions:
- a CDS encoding UDP-N-acetylglucosamine--dolichyl-phosphate N-acetylglucosaminephosphotransferase produces the protein MAAASTTSLSRPETLSLLTLSGASLAVLANTFHGDGEPLIASLSLSLLAFSICYAMIRWLGPTFMRAGFRGRDMSKLHRPDIPECMGAVCAAVYLITVMVFIPFPFYKDIVAATSGGGNRDVVVELEQVNQGRFLHRFPHNKLASYLSAIISLQTIALLGVGDDLFDIRWRHKWWIPGLASIPLLVVYFVDFDVTSIVLPVQLQPYLGELFDLGPFYYVYMACVAMFCPQSINMLAGINGIEVSQCIVVALLLVFNDCLYLFTPYPHPATDSHLFSLYFLLPWIGVSCALLCHNWYPAKVFVGDTYCYFSGMVFAVVGILGHFSKTLGLLLIPQLFNFLYSCPQIFGLIPCPRHRLPRFNARTGLLEPSVTPWSPERQPHPLIAQVLHLLAKLRLLKVTTDEKGQFVETSNFTILNLWLVWRGPLREDRLAFEVTTLQLVVGLFGLFVRHRLALLVFKEDNWGTVHY